The sequence TCGAAACTCGCCAGATCAAAGGCGTGGACAAGACCTACTTGGTGTTGAAGGTCGCCCAGGGTGACCTCACGGTGCGTGTGCCAGCGGACAATGCGGAGTTCGTCGGTGTGCGTGACGTGGTCGGTCAGGACGGACTGGACCGGGTCTTCGAGGTGCTGCGCGCGCCGTACGCCGAGGAGCCCACGAACTGGTCCCGTCGCTACAAGGCAAACCTGGAGAAGCTCGCCTCCGGCGATGTCATCAAGGTCGCGGAAGTCGTGCGTGACCTGTGGCGTCGTGAGCGCGAGCGCGGACTGTCCGCCGGTGAGAAGCGCATGCTCGCCAAGGCCCGCCAGATCCTGGTGAGCGAGCTCGCTCTCGCGGAGAACACGAACGAGGACAAGGCCGAGGCCCTGCTCGACGAGGTGCTCGCCTCCTGACGTGCCCGTGCCGTGGGTGGCGATCCCTGGTCAACGGCTGATGTTCTGATCGGTCCTGCCCCTCGCCCCCACTCCCCGCACACGCTCAGCACAGTGCTCTCGCACATTCTCAGCACAGCGAAAATGCCGCGGTGCCCGATGACACTCGATTCTGTCGCCGGGCGCTGCGGCATGTTCGTCCCCGCGGCGCCGCCTGTGGCGTACCCCCCGGAAAGCCCCTGAAAACGAAGCGGGCCCCCGATACTCAAGGTGCCGGGCCCGGGTGGACGGCTCGACCAGGGTCACGGAAAGGGTCCGGTCAAGGCGTCGCGCCCGGCACTCCTGAAGGCCATACCCAACAAGGTCGAGCACACAAACCTGACAGGAACCGATGTCTGACGAATCGCGTCCCTCGCCCGCCGGACCGCCCTCGGCGCCCGCGCAGGCCCCCGTCGCCGCCGTGATTCCCGCCGCCGGCCGCGGCGTACGGCTCGGACCGGGCGCGCCCAAGGCGCTGCGGGCGCTCAACGGCACGCCGATGCTCATCCACGCCGTCCACTCCCTGGCCGCCTCCCGTCATGTCTCCCTCGTCATCGTGGTCGCCCCGCCGGACGGACCCGGCGAGGTGAAGTCGTTGCTCGACGCGCACACGCTGCCGGAGCGCACGGACTTCCAGGTGGTGCCCGGCGGCGAGTCCCGCCAGGAGTCGGTGGCGCTCGGCCTCGCGGCCGTACCCCCCGAGTACGGCGTCGTCCTCGTCCA is a genomic window of Streptomyces sp. WP-1 containing:
- a CDS encoding CarD family transcriptional regulator; the encoded protein is MTFKVGDTVVYPHHGAALIEAIETRQIKGVDKTYLVLKVAQGDLTVRVPADNAEFVGVRDVVGQDGLDRVFEVLRAPYAEEPTNWSRRYKANLEKLASGDVIKVAEVVRDLWRRERERGLSAGEKRMLAKARQILVSELALAENTNEDKAEALLDEVLAS